The following coding sequences are from one Tachysurus vachellii isolate PV-2020 chromosome 7, HZAU_Pvac_v1, whole genome shotgun sequence window:
- the angptl1b gene encoding angiopoietin-related protein 1b has product MGPTSWSLCILFCAWTWGQSMGFSRRRRAWEDDGPKKCSYTFLVPEQKITGPICASRGPSLPDKDRVNRMDIADVRELMSKQRREIDTLRMVVDVDGNMVSEMKLLRKESRNMNSRVTQLYMQLLHEIIRKRDNSLELAQLESRILNATTEALRLSSRYRDLEARFSTLAAVVNNQSVLIGALEERCLQVYGNHRQEPLPPPLVQVVPENIPVQVPRFSNEIQRVHSRAFPRERGSRAGPEPTESTLELKRPLSGNFSSEGPFRDCLHAMQAGHATSGMYLLKPDESDRLMQAWCEQDVDNGGWTIIQRRKDGSVNFFRNWESYKQGFGNIDAEHWLGLENIYSLGKQGDYKLLVELQDWMEKKVYAAYSSFHLEPESEAYRLRLGTYQGNAGDSLTSHNGKQFTTLDRDKDAFSGNCAHFHKGGWWYNACGQTNLNGVWYSGGVYRNKFQDGIFWADYGGGFYSMKAVRMMIRPID; this is encoded by the exons ATGGGACCTACTTCCTGGAGCCTTTGTATTCTCTTCTGTGCTTGGACATGGGGGCAAAGTATGGGCTTTTCACGGAGACGGAGGGCCTGGGAAGATGATGGTCCTAAAAAGTGCTCATACACCTTCCTGGTCCCTGAGCAGAAGATCACAGGGCCCATCTGTGCAAGCCGTGGACCCTCACTTCCAGACAAGGATCGCGTAAACAGGATGGACATAGCAGATGTCCGTGAGCTGATGTCTAAGCAAAGACGTGAGATAGACACCCTGCGGATGGTGGTGGATGTGGATGGCAACATGGTCAGCGAGATGAAACTTCTGCGTAAGGAGTCTCGCAACATGAATTCCCGTGTCACACAACTCTACATGCAGCTTCTGCATGAGATCATTCGCAAGCGGGATAATTCGCTGGAGCTTGCGCAACTTGAAAGCCGCATTCTCAATGCCACAACAGAGGCTTTGCGGCTCTCTTCCCGCTACAGGGATCTCGAGGCCCGATTCTCCACCCTTGCTGCTGTGGTTAATAACCAGTCTGTTCTGATTGGTGCTCTGGAAGAGAGGTGCCTGCAGGTATATGGGAATCACAGGCAGGAGCCACTTCCTCCACCTCTGGTTCAGGTGGTTCCAGAGAACATTCCAGTGCAAGTACCCCGTTTTTCCAATGAGATCCAGAGGGTCCACAGTCGGGCTTTCCCCAGAGAGAGAGGTTCCAGAGCAGGACCAGAACCCACTGAAAGTACACTGGAACTCAAGCGACCTCTGAGTGGCAACTTTAGCTCTGAAG GTCCTTTCCGTGACTGCCTTCATGCCATGCAGGCTGGACATGCCACTAGTGGAATGTACCTTCTTAAACCAGATGAAAGTGACAGGCTGATGCAAGCGTGGTGTGAACAAGATGTGGACAATGGAGGCTGGACCATCATCCagagaaggaaggatggatCTGTTAACTTTTTCAGGAACTGGGAGAGTTATAAG CAAGGTTTTGGCAACATAGATGCCGAACACTGGCTGGGTCTGGAGAATATTTACAGCTTAGGCAAGCAGGGAGATTACAAGTTGCTGGTGGAGCTTCAGGACTGGATGGAAAAGAAGGTGTATGCAGCCTACAGCAGCTTCCATCTGGAACCTGAAAGTGAAGCGTACCGCCTGCGTCTGGGCACTTACCAAGGCAATGCTGGGGATTCTTTAACCAGCCACAACGGAAAACAGTTCACCACGCTGGATCGAGACAAGGATGCTTTCTCAG GAAACTGTGCTCACTTCCATAAAGGTGGCTGGTGGTACAACGCATGTGGTCAGACCAATCTCAATGGTGTGTGGTATTCTGGCGGTGTGTATCGCAACAAGTTCCAAGATGGCATCTTCTGGGCAGACTATGGAGGAGGATTCTACTCCATGAAAGCTGTGCGCATGATGATCAGACCTATTGACTGA